One genomic window of Sodaliphilus pleomorphus includes the following:
- a CDS encoding discoidin domain-containing protein — protein sequence MKKVFLLLLLALTSWSMLAQTNLAEGKTSIASSGTASQGNDGNLGTRWESEHGKDPQKWQVDLGEPLTFNTIQIVWEGAYGKSFTIVAGDNVGDDGYITGGVTIATVTDQSLSDFPHTQTLRLDGDKKYRYVEFVGTARGTGYGYSFWEFRVFEASAQSTLTTLSYAPATPGKNDASLGLAAVGSAVPMTLTALDQDGLEYDTSGAKFTVTGAGGTVSADGKTFTPSAKGLSVIAATLGDKTDTARIYAYEGLNLAQGKLSAKSGEADGLTATMAFDENEGTRWASGTPVSSEAPAYVIADLAAYYDIDAMELYFENANPAAFTIEFSKDGKVWATGESVSGLSGFQGGRYYYYAPASNSQVRYVKFNSTSPATDYGVSIIEFRVYGSGKTPIADSNAPADFTATLGALTPLSAIVNLKASDDVASTITYHVVDGSHGIDVTASGASGAVVLQTLQLEPATAYSLGITASDGVNVTDTVKLNVTTPSMPSVPTPAATSYVAIYGSALGTAEGYGWYSWGGSDNSGKAIDINGDEAFVIRNFTYYGSQFGTVDVSTQDTLHFDVYAAANARLTVVPINSAATGGNQPEKGFECNLVAGEWNNISLPIDSIIARGTDMKSLYQIKYVSTIAHVADADASDGFANGDGTLTFVVGNIYAFKKPGEPTAVADVNVSNAVTSVVYYNAAGQQASTPFHGFNIVVSSRADGTKTVSKTLK from the coding sequence ATGAAAAAAGTTTTCCTTTTATTACTCCTGGCATTGACATCGTGGTCGATGCTGGCACAGACTAATCTGGCCGAAGGGAAGACGTCGATTGCCAGTTCGGGCACAGCCTCGCAAGGCAACGACGGCAACCTGGGCACGCGTTGGGAATCGGAGCACGGAAAGGACCCGCAGAAGTGGCAGGTTGACTTAGGCGAGCCCCTCACTTTCAACACCATTCAGATTGTGTGGGAAGGTGCCTATGGCAAGTCATTCACTATTGTGGCAGGCGACAATGTGGGTGATGACGGTTACATTACGGGTGGCGTCACGATTGCTACTGTCACCGATCAGTCGCTTTCTGATTTTCCTCACACTCAGACGCTGAGACTCGATGGCGACAAGAAGTATCGCTACGTTGAGTTTGTGGGCACCGCACGCGGCACTGGCTATGGGTATAGTTTTTGGGAGTTTCGTGTGTTTGAAGCTTCGGCACAGTCAACACTCACCACCCTGTCCTATGCCCCTGCAACCCCTGGCAAGAATGACGCCTCTCTCGGGCTTGCAGCCGTGGGCTCGGCAGTGCCAATGACCTTGACTGCTCTTGACCAGGATGGGCTTGAATATGATACCAGTGGTGCCAAGTTCACTGTCACGGGGGCTGGAGGCACCGTGAGTGCCGACGGGAAGACATTCACCCCTTCGGCCAAGGGGTTGTCGGTGATTGCTGCAACACTCGGCGACAAAACCGATACCGCCCGCATCTATGCCTATGAAGGCCTTAATCTTGCTCAAGGCAAGCTGAGTGCTAAAAGCGGAGAGGCCGACGGCTTGACTGCCACAATGGCCTTTGATGAGAACGAGGGCACTCGGTGGGCAAGCGGCACACCGGTTTCGAGCGAGGCTCCTGCCTATGTGATTGCCGATCTCGCTGCCTACTATGATATCGATGCAATGGAGCTGTACTTTGAAAATGCCAACCCGGCAGCTTTCACCATCGAGTTCTCCAAGGATGGCAAGGTATGGGCAACGGGAGAGTCGGTGAGTGGACTTTCGGGCTTCCAGGGTGGTCGTTACTACTATTATGCCCCCGCGTCCAACAGCCAGGTTCGCTATGTGAAATTCAACAGCACGTCGCCTGCAACCGACTATGGCGTTTCCATCATCGAGTTCAGAGTCTATGGCTCGGGCAAGACGCCCATTGCCGACAGCAATGCTCCTGCCGACTTTACTGCCACGCTGGGTGCATTGACGCCGCTATCGGCTATTGTCAATCTCAAGGCGTCCGACGATGTGGCCTCTACCATTACCTATCATGTCGTTGATGGTTCTCATGGTATCGATGTGACGGCTTCGGGTGCCAGTGGCGCAGTGGTGTTGCAGACGCTGCAACTTGAGCCTGCCACGGCCTATTCGCTTGGCATCACGGCAAGCGACGGGGTGAATGTCACCGACACGGTGAAACTCAACGTGACTACGCCGTCAATGCCCAGTGTGCCCACGCCGGCAGCCACATCTTATGTCGCCATCTATGGCTCTGCACTCGGCACAGCTGAGGGCTATGGATGGTACAGCTGGGGAGGCTCGGACAACTCGGGCAAAGCAATCGACATAAATGGTGACGAAGCCTTTGTGATTCGCAACTTTACTTATTACGGTTCTCAATTTGGCACGGTCGATGTATCGACACAAGACACGTTGCATTTCGATGTTTATGCTGCAGCCAATGCCCGGCTCACTGTGGTGCCCATCAACAGTGCAGCCACGGGTGGAAATCAACCAGAGAAAGGTTTTGAATGCAACTTGGTTGCAGGTGAGTGGAACAACATCAGCCTGCCCATCGACAGCATTATTGCTCGCGGCACCGACATGAAGTCGCTTTATCAAATCAAGTATGTGAGCACTATCGCTCATGTAGCCGATGCCGATGCAAGCGACGGCTTTGCCAACGGTGACGGCACGCTGACCTTCGTCGTGGGCAATATCTATGCGTTCAAGAAGCCAGGTGAGCCCACCGCTGTTGCCGATGTGAATGTTTCAAATGCAGTGACAAGCGTTGTTTACTACAACGCCGCAGGCCAGCAGGCCAGCACGCCATTCCATGGGTTCAATATTGTGGTTTCTTCTCGCGCCGATGGCACCAAGACCGTATCCAAGACTCTCAAGTAG
- a CDS encoding glycosyl hydrolase, with translation MICILALLAVAPAAWGQMKKSAKRGVGENGLNHAPEVEALAPGVSWTYNWGTNPARYVASQLRPGGIMEFVPMCWNGGFSEQALRDSLSKYPGTRYLLGFNEPNFKAQANMTPEQAAQRWPALEAIARDYNLQLVAPALNFPDGPINDGVTYQPKEWLSKFVEAYKKLYGKEPRMDYVALHSYMNSHTAMMNFIDDFARTFGKKVWLTEFCSWEGTVDSVSQLNSMVLKVQDLELDTMVYRYAWFKAKGTETPPYYRLLVNQNLLTHQPAWGTLSQLGQVYVNMSSYDTTYFHPAGAVIAAKDWVNSTGPTLEVNTDTQSSQKIQVGSFDVNNWAEYLVDVPRAGSYTFSLRLASEEFLFSPKIRIFANGQKVAEQVLDATGSVGKWKTQTMKATLPAGHVRIRIVSGQSTNCKFNWFRFDSDAGGDINGDGQVNVTDVTALINKILGSAAYDDMLCDLNHDGLVNVSDVTALINIILSK, from the coding sequence TTGATATGTATTTTAGCCCTGCTTGCTGTTGCTCCGGCTGCGTGGGGGCAAATGAAGAAAAGTGCCAAGCGCGGAGTGGGAGAGAACGGCCTCAATCATGCGCCCGAGGTCGAGGCTCTGGCTCCAGGCGTGTCGTGGACCTACAACTGGGGCACCAATCCAGCTCGATATGTGGCCTCGCAGTTGCGGCCAGGCGGCATTATGGAGTTTGTGCCCATGTGCTGGAACGGCGGCTTCAGCGAGCAGGCGTTGCGCGACTCGCTCTCTAAGTATCCAGGCACCAGGTATCTGCTGGGCTTCAACGAGCCCAACTTCAAGGCCCAGGCCAATATGACCCCCGAGCAGGCAGCACAGCGCTGGCCAGCCCTTGAGGCTATTGCTCGCGACTACAACCTGCAACTTGTGGCTCCGGCGCTCAACTTTCCCGATGGCCCCATCAACGATGGCGTCACTTATCAACCCAAAGAGTGGCTGTCGAAGTTTGTCGAGGCCTATAAGAAGCTCTACGGCAAGGAACCGCGCATGGACTATGTGGCCCTGCACAGCTATATGAATAGTCACACGGCGATGATGAATTTTATCGACGACTTTGCCCGCACCTTCGGCAAGAAGGTGTGGCTCACCGAGTTCTGCTCTTGGGAGGGTACGGTCGACTCGGTCTCCCAACTCAATTCCATGGTGCTGAAGGTTCAGGATTTGGAGCTCGACACCATGGTGTACCGCTATGCGTGGTTCAAGGCCAAGGGTACCGAGACTCCTCCTTACTATCGCTTGCTGGTGAATCAAAACCTGCTCACACATCAGCCGGCATGGGGCACGCTCTCGCAATTGGGGCAGGTATATGTCAACATGTCGTCCTACGACACTACTTATTTTCACCCTGCGGGAGCGGTGATTGCTGCCAAGGATTGGGTGAACTCGACAGGTCCCACCCTGGAGGTGAATACCGACACCCAAAGCAGCCAAAAGATACAAGTGGGTAGTTTTGATGTCAACAACTGGGCCGAGTATCTTGTCGACGTGCCGCGTGCCGGCAGCTACACCTTCTCGCTGCGACTGGCGAGCGAGGAGTTCTTGTTCAGCCCCAAAATACGCATTTTTGCCAACGGACAAAAGGTGGCCGAACAAGTGCTCGATGCCACAGGCAGTGTGGGCAAATGGAAGACCCAGACCATGAAGGCTACTCTCCCGGCAGGACACGTGCGCATTCGCATTGTGAGTGGCCAAAGCACCAATTGCAAGTTCAACTGGTTCAGATTCGACAGCGATGCTGGCGGCGATATCAATGGCGACGGCCAGGTAAATGTGACCGACGTTACTGCCCTTATCAACAAGATACTGGGCTCGGCAGCCTACGACGACATGCTGTGCGACCTTAACCACGACGGCTTGGTCAACGTGAGCGATGTGACGGCGTTGATCAATATCATCTTGAGCAAGTAG
- a CDS encoding glycoside hydrolase family 16 protein — protein MNNYYSMSVLAVIAIAGISINAVAQHNYKLVWSDEFNNNALDEKAWNIEENGDGGGNNELQYYRRQNISFETDSASGAVCLVLTAKKESYNGKAFTSGRLNTAGKACFKHGKIVSRIKLPSTANGLWPAFWMLGNDFGSVGWPRCGEIDIVEMGNAEGIKHNTQDSFFNGACHWGYYNSQGQYPNYARSTTSDYSLQDGEFHTFTLEWDDDYVSMYLDQDKYPDAQPYYKMGVSDYSNDWGTGHYFQHEFFIVYDLAVGGNFTGITSSTGITALAQGEAKMYIDWVRVYQDSDDLAATASIPDGWGAGIDNVATTPTDKPVVIYDTLGNIVSEMNQGIYIVKTGDEVKKVFNR, from the coding sequence ATGAACAACTATTATAGCATGTCAGTTTTGGCTGTGATTGCAATCGCTGGCATTTCGATCAATGCAGTTGCACAGCACAATTACAAACTTGTGTGGAGCGATGAGTTTAACAACAATGCGCTCGATGAAAAGGCTTGGAACATTGAGGAAAACGGCGACGGCGGAGGAAATAACGAACTCCAATATTATCGCCGACAAAACATATCGTTTGAGACCGATTCAGCCTCGGGAGCGGTTTGCCTGGTGCTCACAGCTAAAAAGGAAAGCTATAACGGCAAGGCGTTCACTTCGGGCCGATTGAATACTGCCGGCAAGGCTTGCTTCAAGCATGGCAAGATTGTGAGTCGCATCAAGTTGCCAAGCACGGCCAATGGCCTGTGGCCGGCCTTCTGGATGCTCGGCAATGATTTTGGCTCGGTGGGGTGGCCCCGTTGTGGCGAGATCGATATCGTGGAGATGGGAAACGCCGAGGGTATCAAACACAATACTCAGGATAGTTTTTTCAACGGTGCCTGCCACTGGGGCTACTACAACAGCCAGGGGCAGTATCCCAACTATGCCCGCAGCACGACCAGTGATTACAGTTTGCAGGACGGAGAGTTTCACACCTTCACCCTGGAGTGGGACGATGACTATGTGAGCATGTATCTCGACCAGGACAAGTATCCCGATGCGCAGCCCTATTACAAAATGGGAGTGAGCGACTACAGCAATGACTGGGGAACTGGACACTACTTTCAACATGAGTTTTTCATTGTCTATGACCTTGCAGTAGGGGGTAATTTCACGGGCATTACGAGCTCGACCGGCATTACCGCCCTGGCACAAGGCGAGGCCAAGATGTATATCGACTGGGTGAGGGTGTATCAGGACAGCGACGACTTGGCTGCCACTGCTTCCATCCCCGATGGTTGGGGAGCCGGCATCGACAATGTGGCAACTACACCCACCGACAAGCCTGTTGTGATATACGACACCCTTGGCAATATCGTGAGCGAGATGAATCAGGGTATTTACATTGTGAAAACGGGAGATGAAGTAAAGAAAGTATTCAATCGATAA
- a CDS encoding glycoside hydrolase family 16 protein: MKTIFKLSTFVLLAASATAISRAAASDYKLVWSDEFDGTTLNTKVWNVESNGNGGGNNELQYYLPGNVKVTGGNLVITAKKESYGSKSFTSGRINSMGKVAFKHGKVEARIKLPKTANGLWPAFWLMGNDMADGMSWPYCGEIDVLEAGGAKGIETATQDKFFNAAMHWGPYTNGNHPMYSQSTTNYTIEDGNYHIYTMVWDDDAVSMYVDLDKHPDETPYFKMNINDTAQVNSAGRYFHKRFFLLFNLAVGGSATGIYDASGVTALNSGNQEMAVDYVRVYQREDSQNYITPDGEAGSDKPSTADNVTSLGAYGSISLNDDGTPTFDFAHSKDYVLIGVSDGVKAQMQGKIKADYNVDNVNNFLYIWEKTYNAGTSTGINSFGYQESYPVFTVANVGWSGLGYASTGKGKDLSMIDDSYILHFAMRGTDNLVHTSHEVIVGNAKFTIGSTAFVDNGSAAPVLGDFKRDGRWCSFDIPVSVLKSLSGKLFTDSSSYLGNVFAFLSGGSAGAQLQFDNVFFYRNDSVNTSLPTTDTTTVIGKYASKALDANGATTFDFDDGYDYVLIGTSTGVTDAMTGKIKANYNVDDTDNFLWIWEKTYNALTSTGVNSFGFQEAYQSFTVGTVGWSGMGFASTGHKGKDLSMLDNSYYLHFAMKGNDIVRHACHTVGVGAAQFVIGNSSTGTTVLGDYKRDGEWYYFDIPYRVIKSLYGDPFTADGGVKAYTGNVVSFLSGGAQGAQLQFDNIFFYKKHSDDGKVDTTDNVLGLYGSKSLDRDGKPTFDLSKGKDYVLLYLGDAEATQIKAATVADYRPDDTRNFLYVWENTYNAATATGVNSFGNDEPYLAFTVGSAGWSGLGFASQGTGKDLSMLDNDYYLHLAFKSADSTTHATHAVGVGNAHFSLGATAFNDNGTVYSLLGDFYRDGEWYNFDIPFSEIASRANPVFPGSTSYLGNVVSLLSGGVSGTPLNFDAVFFYKKASQSLVGDVDADGDVDVSDVTALVGVILGTETHDNTDINGDGKVNVSDIDVIINIILNNNK; this comes from the coding sequence ATGAAGACGATATTCAAGTTATCGACATTTGTGTTGCTTGCAGCATCGGCAACGGCAATATCGCGTGCTGCAGCAAGCGACTACAAGCTGGTGTGGAGCGACGAGTTTGACGGAACTACGCTCAATACCAAGGTGTGGAATGTGGAGAGTAACGGTAATGGCGGGGGTAACAACGAGCTGCAATATTACTTGCCAGGCAATGTGAAGGTGACTGGCGGCAACCTTGTGATTACTGCCAAGAAAGAATCGTATGGCTCCAAATCGTTCACCTCGGGCCGCATCAACTCGATGGGAAAGGTGGCTTTCAAGCATGGCAAGGTTGAGGCCCGCATCAAGTTGCCCAAGACGGCCAACGGCCTGTGGCCTGCATTCTGGCTCATGGGCAACGACATGGCCGATGGCATGAGCTGGCCCTATTGCGGCGAGATCGACGTGCTCGAGGCTGGCGGTGCCAAGGGCATCGAGACAGCGACGCAAGACAAGTTTTTCAATGCAGCTATGCACTGGGGGCCTTACACCAATGGCAATCATCCCATGTATAGCCAGTCGACTACCAACTATACTATCGAAGACGGCAATTACCACATCTACACCATGGTGTGGGACGATGATGCAGTGAGCATGTATGTCGACCTCGACAAGCACCCCGACGAGACACCTTATTTCAAGATGAACATCAACGACACAGCGCAAGTCAACTCGGCAGGCAGGTATTTCCACAAGCGTTTCTTCTTGCTCTTTAACTTGGCTGTAGGCGGCAGTGCCACAGGCATCTACGATGCAAGCGGTGTCACTGCCCTCAATAGCGGCAATCAAGAAATGGCTGTTGACTATGTGCGTGTGTATCAGCGTGAGGACTCACAAAACTACATCACCCCCGATGGCGAGGCTGGCAGCGACAAGCCTTCGACTGCCGACAATGTCACCTCTCTGGGTGCCTACGGCTCGATTTCGCTCAACGATGACGGAACTCCCACTTTTGATTTCGCCCACTCCAAAGACTACGTGCTCATCGGGGTGAGCGATGGTGTCAAAGCACAAATGCAAGGCAAGATCAAGGCTGACTACAATGTTGACAACGTTAACAATTTTCTTTACATTTGGGAGAAAACCTACAATGCCGGCACGAGTACCGGCATCAATTCTTTTGGCTATCAAGAGTCTTATCCTGTATTCACAGTAGCCAATGTTGGATGGTCGGGACTCGGATATGCCTCGACTGGCAAAGGCAAGGACTTGAGCATGATCGACGACAGCTACATCCTGCACTTTGCCATGCGTGGTACCGACAATCTCGTGCACACCAGCCACGAGGTGATTGTGGGCAATGCCAAGTTTACGATTGGCAGTACCGCCTTTGTCGACAACGGCAGTGCAGCCCCTGTGTTGGGCGACTTCAAGCGTGATGGCCGCTGGTGCTCCTTTGATATTCCTGTGAGCGTGCTCAAGAGTTTGTCGGGCAAGTTGTTCACCGATTCGTCAAGTTATCTTGGCAATGTGTTTGCTTTCTTGAGCGGCGGCTCGGCGGGTGCGCAGTTGCAATTTGACAACGTGTTTTTCTATCGCAACGACAGCGTCAATACCTCGCTGCCTACGACCGACACCACTACTGTAATTGGTAAGTATGCCAGCAAGGCCCTCGATGCTAATGGGGCCACGACGTTTGACTTCGACGACGGCTATGACTATGTGCTCATCGGCACCAGTACTGGCGTGACCGATGCCATGACCGGCAAGATCAAAGCCAACTACAATGTCGACGATACCGACAATTTCCTGTGGATATGGGAAAAAACCTACAATGCACTCACTTCGACAGGCGTCAATTCGTTTGGCTTTCAGGAAGCCTATCAGAGCTTCACCGTGGGCACTGTAGGCTGGTCGGGCATGGGCTTTGCCTCTACAGGACATAAGGGCAAAGACTTGAGCATGCTCGACAACAGCTATTATCTGCACTTTGCCATGAAGGGCAACGACATCGTGCGGCATGCGTGCCACACTGTGGGCGTGGGTGCAGCACAATTTGTGATTGGGAATAGTTCTACGGGCACCACTGTCTTGGGCGATTACAAGCGCGACGGTGAATGGTACTACTTCGATATTCCTTACCGAGTGATCAAAAGTCTCTATGGCGACCCGTTCACTGCCGATGGCGGTGTCAAGGCCTATACGGGCAATGTCGTTTCTTTCCTGAGTGGCGGCGCCCAAGGGGCGCAACTGCAATTCGACAACATATTTTTCTACAAGAAGCACAGCGACGATGGCAAGGTCGACACGACCGACAACGTGCTGGGACTCTATGGCTCTAAGTCGCTCGATCGCGATGGCAAGCCCACATTCGACTTGAGCAAGGGTAAGGACTACGTGCTGCTTTATCTTGGCGACGCCGAGGCCACCCAGATTAAGGCTGCAACGGTGGCCGACTACCGTCCTGACGACACGCGCAACTTCCTCTATGTGTGGGAAAATACTTATAATGCAGCAACTGCAACGGGAGTGAACTCTTTTGGCAACGATGAGCCTTACCTGGCCTTTACCGTGGGCTCGGCAGGCTGGTCGGGTCTTGGCTTTGCATCGCAAGGCACAGGCAAGGACTTGAGCATGCTTGACAACGACTACTACCTGCACCTGGCTTTCAAGTCAGCCGACTCCACAACCCACGCCACCCATGCCGTAGGGGTGGGCAATGCTCATTTTTCGCTTGGTGCTACGGCATTTAACGACAATGGAACGGTCTATAGCCTGCTTGGCGATTTCTATCGCGATGGCGAGTGGTACAACTTCGATATACCCTTCAGTGAGATTGCTTCTCGGGCCAATCCAGTATTTCCTGGATCGACCAGCTACCTGGGCAATGTGGTGTCGTTGCTCAGTGGCGGGGTCTCGGGCACACCGCTCAATTTTGATGCGGTGTTTTTCTACAAAAAAGCCTCGCAATCGCTCGTGGGCGATGTCGACGCCGATGGCGATGTCGACGTGAGCGACGTTACTGCCCTGGTGGGAGTGATACTTGGCACCGAGACTCACGACAACACCGACATCAATGGAGATGGAAAAGTAAACGTATCTGATATTGATGTAATTATCAACATTATTCTAAACAATAATAAGTAG
- a CDS encoding fibronectin type III domain-containing protein yields MKRLMFSAVALVLAGVAAWAQPTTVPAPLATGNDAIGIYSSALGNTDGYFFADWQCGNVGSEIAVGDAKVFKIPNFTYYGSQFTALDVTKMKYLVVDVFPETDMTLAIVPITGTVEKGVQSAVTGGKWNTIKIPVETFTKKGCNMTNMYQIKYTSTVVDNGDGNVDGFGNGDGTKTFYVGNVYCYKEAVSYEDTEAPVITSATVASVSYASATLSLTATDNKSESIYYTVTDQNGTTYKVTGKSGEATSLNITGLNAGTQYTLTVKAADEKGNVSEAKTLEVTTQSLPDIPQPVANELKSVFSPYTGNTDGYFFNPWGGGTGAAININGKVGYMISKFAYFGSEFTAIDVTSWKKLHIDVLPLQDMTLTIIPITGTIEKGVQFSLKANEWNTLEVPVATYVQKGCNMANLYQIKYMGTLAADGGDGNVDGFGTGDGTQSFIVGNVYFYNEVSTGVNGVNVAQPVVDGPAFNVAGQQVSSDYKGIVVKNGKKYINR; encoded by the coding sequence ATGAAAAGACTAATGTTTTCGGCAGTTGCACTGGTATTGGCCGGTGTTGCTGCGTGGGCACAGCCCACAACAGTGCCTGCGCCTCTTGCTACGGGCAACGATGCTATTGGTATTTACTCTTCGGCACTTGGAAACACCGATGGATATTTCTTCGCCGATTGGCAATGTGGCAACGTGGGGTCAGAAATCGCTGTAGGCGATGCCAAGGTATTTAAAATTCCCAATTTCACCTACTATGGTTCTCAGTTCACTGCCCTCGATGTGACCAAGATGAAATATCTTGTAGTCGATGTTTTTCCTGAGACCGACATGACGCTCGCCATCGTGCCGATTACCGGCACTGTGGAGAAAGGCGTGCAGAGTGCTGTGACTGGCGGCAAGTGGAACACGATAAAGATTCCTGTTGAAACTTTCACCAAGAAGGGCTGCAACATGACCAACATGTACCAAATCAAGTATACGAGCACAGTTGTCGACAATGGCGACGGCAATGTCGACGGTTTTGGCAACGGTGATGGCACCAAGACTTTCTATGTGGGCAATGTGTATTGCTACAAGGAGGCTGTGAGCTATGAGGATACCGAGGCTCCTGTCATTACCAGTGCAACGGTGGCAAGTGTGAGCTATGCAAGCGCCACGCTATCGCTCACGGCTACCGACAACAAGAGCGAAAGCATATACTACACTGTGACCGACCAGAATGGCACAACCTACAAGGTGACTGGCAAGTCGGGCGAGGCTACAAGCCTCAATATCACTGGCCTGAATGCTGGCACTCAATACACGCTCACCGTGAAGGCTGCCGATGAGAAGGGCAACGTGAGCGAGGCCAAGACCCTTGAGGTCACCACCCAGTCGCTCCCCGACATTCCTCAGCCTGTGGCCAACGAGCTCAAGAGTGTGTTCTCGCCCTACACTGGCAACACCGACGGCTATTTCTTCAATCCTTGGGGTGGAGGCACTGGTGCTGCCATCAACATCAATGGCAAAGTAGGCTACATGATCAGCAAGTTTGCTTATTTTGGCAGTGAGTTTACCGCTATCGATGTCACGAGCTGGAAAAAGCTGCACATCGATGTGCTTCCTTTGCAAGACATGACCCTCACTATTATTCCCATCACTGGCACAATCGAGAAGGGCGTACAATTCTCGCTCAAGGCCAACGAGTGGAACACGCTTGAGGTGCCTGTGGCCACCTATGTGCAGAAGGGCTGCAACATGGCCAATCTGTATCAAATCAAGTATATGGGCACCCTGGCTGCCGATGGCGGCGACGGCAATGTCGACGGCTTTGGCACCGGTGACGGCACTCAAAGTTTCATAGTGGGCAACGTGTATTTCTACAACGAGGTGTCGACAGGCGTGAATGGCGTCAATGTGGCTCAGCCCGTTGTCGATGGCCCGGCCTTCAATGTCGCTGGTCAGCAAGTGTCGAGCGACTACAAGGGCATAGTCGTTAAAAACGGCAAGAAATATATCAACAGATAA
- a CDS encoding dockerin type I repeat-containing protein, with translation MKKFTLCLAILAMAAMGAKAQTVAKALNEQGEPTFDWSKASNFMPIMVGDAEYEAMKTKGIKADLRVDDQVKHLWVWEKTYNAGDGSGMNSFGQLEDHLALTVSNVGWSGMGITSDTPVDFSDLDDTYVLHFAIKGNPANAQCIGFCDAKFALGDNAFVDNGTTVKNLGTWKNDGEWYYVDVPISVLKKIMNPWTTANGGQKAYKSNYFWALSGGTQGVELHLDNIFIYKSSTLTPSFAKGDVNGDGQVNVTDVTVLVNIILGTVSDSSFVSRADLDGNGTVNVTDATTLVNMILSKN, from the coding sequence ATGAAAAAATTTACTCTATGTTTGGCAATTCTTGCCATGGCAGCAATGGGTGCCAAAGCCCAGACCGTTGCCAAAGCCCTCAACGAGCAGGGCGAGCCTACTTTTGACTGGAGCAAGGCTTCCAATTTCATGCCTATCATGGTGGGCGATGCCGAGTATGAGGCGATGAAAACCAAGGGTATCAAAGCCGATTTGCGTGTCGACGACCAGGTGAAGCACCTGTGGGTGTGGGAGAAGACCTATAATGCTGGCGACGGCAGCGGCATGAACTCATTTGGCCAGCTCGAGGACCACCTGGCTCTCACTGTGTCCAATGTGGGCTGGTCGGGCATGGGCATCACTAGCGACACGCCTGTCGACTTCAGCGACCTCGACGATACCTATGTGCTGCACTTCGCCATCAAGGGCAATCCTGCCAATGCTCAGTGCATCGGTTTTTGCGACGCTAAGTTTGCCCTTGGCGACAATGCTTTTGTCGACAATGGCACAACAGTCAAGAACCTGGGTACTTGGAAAAACGACGGTGAGTGGTATTATGTCGATGTTCCGATTTCGGTCTTGAAAAAAATCATGAATCCCTGGACGACTGCCAACGGCGGGCAAAAGGCCTACAAGAGCAACTACTTCTGGGCACTGAGTGGCGGCACTCAAGGCGTTGAGCTTCATCTCGACAATATTTTCATCTACAAGAGCAGTACGCTCACCCCATCCTTTGCCAAGGGCGATGTGAATGGCGACGGCCAGGTCAACGTTACCGATGTTACGGTGTTGGTCAACATCATCTTGGGCACAGTGTCTGATTCAAGTTTCGTGTCACGGGCTGACCTTGATGGCAACGGCACTGTAAATGTGACCGATGCGACCACTCTGGTCAACATGATTTTGTCAAAAAACTAA